A single region of the Lotus japonicus ecotype B-129 chromosome 4, LjGifu_v1.2 genome encodes:
- the LOC130712419 gene encoding F-box protein SKIP2-like, with amino-acid sequence MGQSPSTPAPSPDHHRRDIFTTIDADFPNDSLIRDYTAEIPDECLAAIFHLLTTTDRKICSAVCRRWLRVDGENRRRLSLNAEASLLDAIPSLFSRFDSVTKLSLRCTRRATSIGDDGLILISLRCKGLERLKLRGCREITEIGMVGFARNCGKTLKKLSVGSCMFGAKGVYAVIEHCTVLEELSVKRLRGVDGDGGESVPGVSIEGVSSSLKSLCLKELVNGHSFAPLIIGSKKLQTLKLIRCLGDWDATLSTVGRVNSGLVEIHLEKVQVSDVGLAGVSKCFNLETLHLVKTPECSDSGLSGVAERCKMLRKLHIDGWRINRIGDDGLISVAKNCPNLQELVLIAMYPTSLSLAEIASNCQGLERFALCGIGTVGDADIECFAAKCGALKKMCIKGCPVSNAGIAAFASGCPNLVKLKVRKCRKVTGEIVEWLREKRSSLAFNFDYSEVEPLDGNGSDGGARETTMAFPPMDTQVNLADDAPSSSNNNNNNRVSMFRTKFGFFVGRNFVPCAFRRWANIDSIPSSSFS; translated from the coding sequence atgGGACAGTCACCGTCCACCCCCGCACCGTCGCCGGACCACCACCGCCGTGACATTTTCACCACCATCGACGCCGATTTCCCCAACGACTCCCTCATCCGTGACTACACAGCCGAAATCCCCGACGAATGCTTGGCTGCGATCTTCCACCTGCTAACCACCACCGACCGGAAAATCTGCTCCGCCGTTTGCCGCCGCTGGTTGCGTGTCGACGGTGAGAATCGGCGGAGACTTTCCCTCAACGCCGAGGCGAGCTTGCTGGACGCGATTCCCTCCTTGTTCAGCCGGTTTGATTCGGTCACGAAGCTGTCCCTGCGATGCACACGCAGGGCCACGAGCATAGGTGACGATGGTTTGATCCTGATCTCGCTCCGCTGCAAGGGGCTTGAGCGGCTTAAGCTTCGTGGCTGCAGGGAGATCACGGAGATCGGGATGGTGGGTTTCGCTAGGAATTGTGGGAAAACCCTAAAGAAGCTTTCGGTTGGTTCTTGCATGTTCGGTGCGAAGGGTGTTTACGCTGTTATCGAACACTGCACGGTGCTTGAAGAGCTTTCCGTGAAGAGGCTCCGAGGGGTTGACGGTGATGGCGGTGAATCGGTTCCTGGGGTTTCAATTGAAGGGGTTTCGTCTTCGTTGAAATCGTTGTGTCTTAAGGAGCTTGTTAATGGGCATAGCTTTGCGCCTCTGATAATTGGTTCCAAGAAGCTTCAAACATTGAAGCTGATTCGGTGTTTGGGGGATTGGGATGCGACGCTTTCAACGGTTGGAAGGGTGAATTCTGGGTTGGTTGAGATTCATCTGGAGAAGGTTCAGGTCAGTGATGTGGGTCTTGCTGGGGTGTCAAAGTGTTTTAATTTGGAGACCTTGCACCTTGTGAAAACCCCTGAGTGTTCGGATTCAGGGCTCTCTGGGGTTGCTGAGAGGTGCAAGATGTTGAGGAAGCTTCACATTGATGGGTGGAGGATTAACAGGATTGGTGATGATGGGTTGATTTCTGTGGCGAAAAATTGCCCTAATTTGCAAGAGCTTGTGTTGATTGCTATGTATCCTACCTCTTTGAGCTTGGCTGAAATTGCTTCCAATTGTCAGGGTTTGGAAAGGTTTGCTCTTTGTGGAATTGGGACTGTTGGTGATGCTGATATTGAGTGCTTTGCTGCGAAATGCGGGGCACTCAAGAAGATGTGCATTAAGGGATGCCCTGTGTCTAATGCCGGGATTGCCGCTTTCGCTTCCGGTTGCCCCAATTTGGTTAAACTCAAGGTGAGGAAATGCAGAAAAGTTACTGGTGAAATTGTGGAGTGGCTGCGCGAAAAGAGGAGTTCTTTGGCATTTAATTTTGATTACAGTGAAGTAGAACCTTTGGATGGCAATGGTAGTGATGGTGGAGCTCGGGAAACTACCATGGCTTTTCCTCCAATGGATACCCAAGTAAACCTTGCTGATGATGCTCCTTCAAGcagtaacaacaacaacaacaaccgaGTGTCTATGTTCAGGACCAAGTTTGGATTTTTTGTTGGTAGGAATTTTGTGCCCTGTGCCTTCAGAAGGTGGGCAAACATTGATAGTATCCCTAGTAGCAGCTTTTCATGA